The DNA region CTTTCagtcttggtttgttttttcgtTTCTGTGAGAGGCTTTTCCCACAGCGCTTACCGTTGACCGAAGGTGTTCCCTTGCTGTTAACTGTAAAGTCCTGGAGGCGTTTGGCCGGGCTTTACTGCACTGAGTGCTCTCGTCACGTGAAGGAGTGTGAAGCTGTGTTCGTGTGACCAGGTGAATTGTCGTTGTCTCATGTTGGTGACGGAGCAGCACCCGGGCCGTGTTGCTGTCGGAGGCTGGTGCTCCCGTGGAGAGGTGTCTTGTCCTTTGGGTGTTGTTGCTGTCGTTGTGGTTTGTTCACGTCCTGGTGATAAGGACGAGCCTGGCCAGCGAGTGACCGCGGACCCTCGTGGCGGTGGGGACCCTTGGTGAGGCTGTCGGTGGCATGGGGTGGCTCTCGTGGTGCCCTAAAACCCCAGCAGGCAATAGGTGAGCGTGCATCTTCTGCTGTCCTTGGGGGCTGAGGATCAGTTCCTGTGCCCTCgctttccctgcagcctgtggcagTGGGGAAATTCCCGTAGGGCTGCCAGGGGGCGAATCCTGCTCTCCCCTGGGGGTGCACGCAGGGTTTGGGGTCTGGCAGAGGGCAGTGGTACAGCAGGGTGCTGTGAGCAGCCAGAGCTGTGCAGGGTGGCTCACAAACACCGGGTTCCTCCCCGTGGTACTGCAGCCACCCCATCGGGCGAGGCTGCCAAAATTATGGCTTCGCTCGGGTGGGATTTGGCCACCGGAGACCAAGTCCTGGTGCAGAGACCGTGCTGCCTCCTCCATCACCCTGACCTGAGCACGAGCCTCGGGCTTCAGGTTTTGAACATCAAGCAGAAAAATGGGCTCACAGTGGAGAGAGTGGAGCAGCAAAGGCACGGGTGAAGGAAGAGCTTGGGAAGCACACAGGGGacgtccccacgtcccccccaGACCCGTGACAGCCCCCGCTCCTTCAGGGCATAGCTTGAAGCAGGCCTGGGGGGCAAAGCAGACCCTAAAAcccagaactttttttttccctcgaGTACAAGACCCCGCTCGTTTATATTAACAGTGTGAGGAGTTACGGGGACTGGGAATCAGTAAATGTGTCCCTCTTTAAGGACTGTTAAATTTCGTGGACGTTTTGGAAGCCACGCTGCCTCCTGTCCCGTGAAAGGTGCTTGGAAGCGAAGCTCAACGTGAGGGAACCTGGAGGAGACGCGAGTCCTGGCCTTGTTTAGGGTGGGAACTGGGGGCTCGTTTTGGACCCAAACCTTCCCCAGTGCTCCGTGGCTGCCCGAGGTGTCCTGGCCACCAGGGGTTCACGGTCCCCGCAGTCGTATCCCCGTTGCTGTCCGTGTCTGTGGCAGGTCCTGATGCCTGTGGGTGGCAGAGGGACAGGCAGCGGGGACGCTGGGGCTCTGCCTGATGCCCGCAGGCTccgtgcagcccccccagggcccGTTTTGGTGCCGTgctccccccgcagcccccagcacacccGGCAGCCCTGAGGCTTGCAGGGTCCTCTCGCATTTCCCAGCCGTGCGGACACCTCCCTGCACTCCCCATCGCTGCCCGGCCAGGGAAGAAGCTCAGAAAGACGCCCCGAGCTGATGCAAGCGCCCACGTTCGTTTCCTTCCCGTTTTCTTGAGtgcctgcccagccctgctgtgcgcTGACCGCTGGAGCCCGGCGGTGCCACCGATGCCACCGGGCAGGGACCTCCTTCAGGAGCCGTGCTCACGGCCAACGTGTGCTAGGAGCACTCGTGTGCCATTTCGGGGGGGTTTGTAGCCAAACCTGACGCTTGCAGACTTCGTTAGATTTGTTGCATGAGAAGGTagatgtctttttttattttattttttttcctcttccacgTATCGTAATTGTTCTTTTCCAATGGAGTGCCTTAAGAATAGTTTACAAATACTGTGTATTTATGCTGAGCTGTTAAACTCCGCTGTTTTGctgttcatattttattttttggtgctTTTGGTGTATCCGGTGGCAGTCTCAGACCGTTACCACTTCCTCACGGCGACCTCCCAGCCCGCAGGGCTCGGCGCTGCTCCACGCTTCCCCTTGGCCCGGCGCAGGGTGCCCCCCGTTTATCTATGCATTGTTTAATTGgggagggtctgggggtgctcagccaATTCCCAGGCACGGCCCCAACCCGGCCCCATCCCAGAAAACCCCAAATGCACCAAACTGGCACCTTATTTCCAGTCCGGGCGCTGTCGGGCCGTCTGATGCCCCCGGGGTGTcccggctggggctggggggtgggtGAGTCCCGTGGAGCCGTCCCCGTGCATTGCTGTACTCTGTGGTAACCGTGTTCCTCTTATTCCATCCTATTTCTTACTTctggttttatatttaaatgcGCAGGATCTTTTTTGTACTGTACGTTCGCGGTAGGGGACgcaaaatgcacttttttttttttttttttaccttggtTTGTAAAAACGTACTGTATATTTTATGTGCTTCTcgtgagaaaaaaataaactttttttttttttttttccttttacaaacgTGGTTTgcggtggttttggggggtggggaaggatCACCCTGGCCGTGGGGAACGATGGGGTGGAAAGGGAAGGATGAGACCAGCACAAAATATCCAAGCAGCGGCCGCCCCCTGGCTCCCATCTCCCTTTCCCCATGAaatctcttcccagctctgctcccggctgctctctgcctccttTGGGTCCTGGCTTTCTTCTGCCATGCCAAAAGCTGGACTGGGAGCTGCTTTTGTCCCTCCTGGTTGCGTCCTTGCCGTGCTGGATGCGTTTTGGCTGCCCTGCTGGGACGGCGAGCAGCACAGAAACACACCCGGCTTGTGGCTGGGGCTCACCTGCGGGTTTTTTTCaaggggaaaagggaacaaaacacaaatacgCTTAAATCCCGGAGGcagaaaaagaactgaaatcGGTATTTCTCTGTCCAGCCTCATTTCTGGCTCTGAGGACCAGCAGGGCAGCCACATCGCAGCGACGCCTGCTCCGTGCCGAGCCGTCCCCATGCAGGGAAAGGATTTATTTGGAGAGGGTCTCGGTGATCCAGCAGCACCGGGGGCTCTGCGATCCCATTCCTGCCCAATGCTCTCCTCCAAAAAGCAAAAACCCAGCGTGGAAGCCGGGGAGCTGAATCTCCTGCCCCGAGCCCAGCCTGCTGCCGCCCCCCGatccgcccggcccggcccttcCTGGGCATCCACCAAATTTTGCCTTTAAAGGCAAACAGCGAGCggcggccccgcagccctgcgAGGAGCCTCGGTGCTGCCCGGGATTGTTCTCGCTCTCGGAGCCGCTTCGGGGAGGAACATGTCAGTGTTTACCTTGGCAGGGGAGCAAGGCGCAGGCTGGGGATGCTCTCCGCTCTTGGCACCCTTTGCTAATTGCCTCAACGAGTTGttaccccccccctcccccccagccacccgaaatgtttgctttttagGTTTTTGGGTGCTGTTTTGGGCAGGCAGCATCCATCACCCACCTGCCAAGGGCAGCCAAGCCTCGAGTCCTGCCTGCCCTTCTCATTTGAGTGGCAGGGGGGTGAATTAAATGATTTATCTCCCCCCCCATAGGGCAAATCGGCTGCAAGGAGCGAGCCTTGGGGTGGGCTTGGGGAGTTTTGGGTCTGCTGAGCCCTGAGAGCACCTCGGCGGGCACCGagcccttggggggggggagctgtgagagcccccccagccccacatcaaacCCCACCGGGGACACCaggatctgttttttttttttgtttttttcattctggtgttggaggagcagcagcccaaATTCACATCCTGTTGTGATGTTGCCATGGCAAAGCCCGGGCAACATCTGGAGCCAGCGCGTTCCCTCCGAGGGCCGTCAGGGCGTTATTTATATCAATATCTTTATACAGCCCCCGTGGGCAGCTCGTGGCTGGGGCACAGCCGGGTGCCGGgctccccccccaccctggctgcacgatttggggctgggggactGCGGGGCTGGGGAGCGGGCATCAGGAATAAAAGATTTCCAGAGCAGAGCCTCGGAGGTGGCAccgcccagctgctgccccccttTTGTCCCGGTGGCGGCACCGAGGATGCTCGGGGAGCTGTGGCTGAGCTCACCCCGTTGGTGCCAACCTCGGCCCCCGTCCTGGCACCGCCGCTGCCCTAAAAGCGTCCTCCCCTCTGGCTCGAGGGCCGGGTGGCAGCAGCGTGGCCGTGGTTGCCATTTCCTTTTATGCAGACAGCCCGGGAGCGGGCACGGCGCTGCTCCCCCGTTGGGTTTTTGGAGTTCGAtgagcagctcccaggggaAAGCAGCGCGGCCACAATCCCTGGAGGCTGCTCCCGGGCTCGGGGCTTTTTCCCCTCCGTGCTTTGCCCGCAGAGCTGGGGAGAAGCTCTGTGCTCCTTGGTTTTGCTGAGCCCCTCTTGGCAGGCTGGGGGGTGACAAAATTGGGGTGCTCCAACCCTGCTGTGCGCCTGGCAGCCCCAAAATCAAGAGAATGATTTTTGGGAATGATTTGGGGCTCATCGTTtgggaggaagagaaaatcaAATCGGTTTTGCTATGGGCAAGCAGGGCATTGcctcaaagagaaaaaactgAGTTATCGGCCAAGCGTCTGGTGCCCATggaggggttttttttgggcAGCCTCGGCGGGGACAAGAGGTGTTTGGTCTCGCTGTGGAGCAGCTCCACCGGCAAGGCTGATAAGGAGCGGGGCAGGAGCCGTCCCTGGCATCCTCCCACGCTGACCCGGGGGTAACGCAGGAAGCAGCACCCTCCGGCGTGCCCTTTGGGACaatttaggtgtttttttttttttttttcgcatCCCAGCTCGGGATCCTTCCCTGGGGCCGGACAGGCGTCCGGCAGCGTTGGACCATAAAAGGCAAAGCGCCGCGGAGCCGCTGCCATGCCAGGCATCCACGGCTGCGTGGCCGGGGCCCGAGCCTTGCagcccccccctgctcccccctccACAGCCGCCGGGGGATTTTCAGGAGCctgcttggcagcagcagcatccgAAGGGAGGCCCGTCCCGCTCGGAGGCTCGTTTGGAGAACCCCCCGGCACATTAGCAGGGAATTTTTGAGGAGTTTCGGCTCGCAGGCTCCTAAGGGGGGCTCGTATCCGAGGATGCTGTTGGGTTTTGCTGTTTATTTCGGGTGTAATTCTCCTGCCCCAGTAATTCCCCGAGCAATATAACGTATTCCTGCTGATAAGTGCAGCCACTCCGTGTCTCCGCGAGCTTTACACGGAGCGTCTCCAGCCCCGGGGGCCCCGTGCCAGCACCGCGCTGCTTCCCAGCAAGGAGAGGGcttgggggcactggggggggtgccaggctctgcccaAAAATCCACAGCAGAGCCGAGGGGGGCGATCCCGCTGCAGCGTTTGGCCTGGCACCGCATCAGTGCGAGCAGCGAGAGCGGAGGGGAGCCGGGGTGCGtcgctgcagcgggctggggaaaggaggagaggcCCCGGAGAGGGATGAGCAGCGAGTTTTGGCTGTGAGGGGCCATGGGCTGGCCGAGGAGAAGCTTCTGCGGCTGCTGGGGTGGGCTCGGCCGGGGTAGGGAGCGGCTCTGTGCCGGGAGGGAGCCCCCTGCCCCGTTACCGGCCGTGCCAACGTGAATTTCCCACCCCGGCTGGCCGTGAGGCTGCGAGGCTGCCGGTTCACATGCCCCGGGGCTCGGAGAGGTTTCCAAGCTGCCCCCCGTGTCTCTCCAGGCGCcggaggaaggagaaaggcgGTGCCGGAGCTCTGCCGAGCCCCAAGGTGGGAAGAGAGCCCGGGCGGGTGGACCGGGGATCACGGGGAGCGAGCTGGCAGCCATGGAAGCATCCACCTGGCAGTCCCGCGGATATTTACGGGATGACACAAGTCAGGCACGAGGCAGAGACTGCGCCACGTCCCGGGCAGCCTCTGCAGTGGCATGCCAGGATTAcgccctgctgcagcagagtcCGCGCGGCCAGGAGGGCCTGGGGCACCTTCCCCAGCCCGCGGCCGAGGCGCACGTCCCTGCCGGGGCCCCGATGAGCGGCAGCAGCTCGGATGAAGGCGCCGCACGGGCAgcgagggggagaggggaggaaggagaagcccCTCCGAAGGTGTACGAGATGCAGGTCGGGCACAGGTGGCCGGGCTCCGGCCGGACGGTGAAGCCCGTGGTGTATCGGCTGGAGGAGAGCGAGTACCggcggctgctgcaggaggcagaaaCGGAGCCCGAGGAGGAATGGGAGGCGGAGTGCGAGGTACCTGTGCTCCAGGAGAGCTACCCGGGGAACGGGAAGGTGGCGAGTCCGAGCCTCAAGAGGATCAACGCCTTGCAAGGAGCCCTGCGAGGGCAGCTGAGCCGCTCGGACTCGGAGAGCAGCCTGGAGAACCGGGCGGTGAATAAAGCCGTGCCGAGCTGCCCGGCGGAGGGGAACAAACCCAGCGTCCCCATCAGGTCCGACAGCTTCGAGCGCAACGCCTTGCTGATGGATTACATCCTGCAGAGCAAgcaggaggcagcggcagcCGTTCCCCACCTCCCCAGGGACGGCAGCAAGGCGGCCGAAGGCTTCAGGCAGGCACTGGGCTTCGCCCCGCCGCCCGGCACCGCCACCCCGGACCCTTGCCAAAACGGCGAGGAGGACGCGGTCAGGAAGCCCGAGGTGGACTGGCAGGTGGCGAAGAGCCTGGAGAGGATGGTGACGGCGGCCGCGGCGGCGAGAGACGCCGGGAAGCTTTCAAGGCAGAacagcagccagctcctggAGAGCAGGGAATGGCTGGAAGAAGTCGATTTGGAGCTGTTGGATTCGTACAGCGTGAGAAAAACCCCTCCGGCCCCTCCGGTCAGGTCGCACAGCAAAGAGAGTTTGGCTTTGAGCATGAGCAAGACGGTGGCGCTGACCGAGGCGCTGCtggagccctgcagctccctggcaAAGCCTGCCAAGGAGCAGAGGGCGGCCGCGGGCGAGCGCGGCGCGGAGCAGCCGGCGGGAGGGAGGGCGCCGGGAGGAGGGGGCCCCGAGGAGCAGGAGCGGAAGGGGAGGAAGAGccaggaggaggatgagaaagTGCTCAAGGTCGCCGACGCCAAGAAAACCTTCGAAAAGGCAAAGGCAGCGGAGGGGAAGGCGGCGGCCAGCAGCGCCAAGAAAGGTGAGGAAAGGGGAGGTAAAAGGAGGGGGGCTCGGAGCAGCGCCGGGGGGCAGAGGTGGCACGGTGGGGGCGCGGTGAGGGCGCGGAGCTTCGCAGAAAGCCGGTGCTGGAAGGAGCACGGAGCAGCTGGGAGCCACGCGGGGGTCGAGCTGCGGTCCTGGCGAGGtgggaggaaaagcaggaggCGGTTTGGGTCCGGCAGCCTCGAGGAAACGCTTCTGGCAGCGGCTCCGTTCCGCGGGAAGGGGCTTTGCTGCGCAAAGGCTCCATGGATGCAGGTGGTGCCGTGCCCATCCAGCCGGGCTGCTTGCCAGGAGCAGATCCAGTGCCGAGGTGCCTGTGCTGGACCTGCTCCCCCTTCACGTGTGCTCCTCTCCGCTGGGCCACCCGGTGTCATCGAGCTCTGTAATCACAGCAGGGCGAGGTGGGGTTTATTTTCCTCGGGTCCTTTCCCTCCCGCGCTGTGACTTAGCTGGACGAGGCGTCCGGGGAATGGCACCAATTTGGAAGCCATTTCACTGCGGAGAACCGAATTTTTGGGGAGTTGTGCTGGTGAAAGGTGGGCAGGGGTGGATGGGGAGAGGCGAGAACCCAACGCTCGGTCCCGCAGGGATGGGGTCAGACCCTGCTTAACCCGCACCCCCTGCTCACTGACAGCCTGCGGTGGGGGAGCGCCTTATAAGGGAAAATACACGTGCTCGGGGCAAGGAAATCTGTGCTGGTTTGGGGTAGAATTAAGGTATTTCCTTAAGGAATAGGTGTGATCAGCCCGCCAGGCCGGGTACATCGTGCTGTCAATGACTCGCGTTGAAAAGCAGCCGCAGCACCAAGCCAGAATAAAAACACTGATGTGGGGTTTGTTGGGTCCGTGGTAACAAACAAcccacagccaaaaaaaaacagatcctAGCCTCTTAGGGAACCTCTGGAGACACGTTATCCTTCTCACGATGTAAAGAAATAGGACGGGGAAGTGATGGCAAGCTGAGAGCCGTGGAGGTGCCGCGATAGGGAGCGTCAGGGCCGGCTTCTCGCTCTGCTGTCGCTGTGGTGTCTGCTTCAAACATTTCTGCTTCAAACATTTCTGCTTCAAACATTTCTGCTTCCAACCTTTCTGCTTCTCCCCACGCCTCGAGCCGCCCGGCTGCACGAGCACACCCCGCGTGCCTTGACCTCTGTGTGATCCCTTTCTTCTACCTCTGATTTTTCCAGCGCCTTGGGTCCAGCTCGGTCCTAGCCAGCAGGGAGAGAAACAGAGCGCGATGGCAAAAGGCTTCAGGACTGGGTGACT from Anas platyrhynchos isolate ZD024472 breed Pekin duck chromosome 16, IASCAAS_PekinDuck_T2T, whole genome shotgun sequence includes:
- the CORO1C gene encoding coronin-1C isoform X2, encoding MEASTWQSRGYLRDDTSQARGRDCATSRAASAVACQDYALLQQSPRGQEGLGHLPQPAAEAHVPAGAPMSGSSSDEGAARAARGRGEEGEAPPKVYEMQVGHRWPGSGRTVKPVVYRLEESEYRRLLQEAETEPEEEWEAECEVPVLQESYPGNGKVASPSLKRINALQGALRGQLSRSDSESSLENRAVNKAVPSCPAEGNKPSVPIRSDSFERNALLMDYILQSKQEAAAAVPHLPRDGSKAAEGFRQALGFAPPPGTATPDPCQNGEEDAVRKPEVDWQVAKSLERMVTAAAAARDAGKLSRQNSSQLLESREWLEEVDLELLDSYSVRKTPPAPPVRSHSKESLALSMSKTVALTEALLEPCSSLAKPAKEQRAAAGERGAEQPAGGRAPGGGGPEEQERKGRKSQEEDEKVLKVADAKKTFEKAKAAEGKAAASSAKKAPWVQLGPSQQGEKQSAMAKGFRTG